Proteins encoded in a region of the Streptomyces sp. NBC_01471 genome:
- a CDS encoding cupin domain-containing protein codes for MTTNDQTPASFAVHIPDADLEPEPLDPGQIVSGDPVVTGKVLWESADGTQLRGIWQITPGVVTDTEADELFVVVSGRATVVVEGGETLRIGPGDGCVLREGDRTTWTVHETLRKAYHISL; via the coding sequence ATGACGACAAATGATCAGACACCCGCCTCCTTCGCCGTGCACATACCGGATGCAGACCTGGAGCCCGAACCGCTCGACCCCGGGCAGATCGTGTCCGGGGACCCGGTGGTCACCGGAAAGGTCCTGTGGGAGTCCGCGGACGGCACGCAGCTGCGCGGTATCTGGCAGATCACGCCCGGAGTGGTGACCGACACGGAGGCCGACGAACTGTTCGTGGTCGTCAGCGGGCGGGCGACCGTCGTGGTGGAGGGTGGCGAGACGCTGCGGATCGGCCCCGGCGACGGGTGTGTGCTGCGGGAGGGCGACCGTACGACCTGGACCGTCCACGAGACGCTGCGCAAGGCCTACCACATCAGTCTCTGA